In a single window of the Thermoplasmatales archaeon genome:
- a CDS encoding tRNA (cytidine(56)-2'-O)-methyltransferase (catalyzes the S-adenosyl-methionine-dependent 2'-O-ribose methylation of C56 in tRNA transcripts), with protein MAYKEEFLLPDIHVLRINHRPFRDKRITTHVALTARAFGAKDILVDLKDETLEQTINKVTENFGGDFHIRTGINYRSYLRSFKGVKIHLTMYGLPVDTVISELRGKLAGNEFAIVVGASKVPIDVYNESSYNISITNQPISEVSALAIFLDRLLDGKEMELEFKGKLSIIPSGKGKKVKVNGDAI; from the coding sequence GTGGCGTATAAGGAAGAATTTCTCTTGCCCGACATACATGTTTTACGGATAAATCACAGACCATTCAGAGATAAGCGGATCACGACGCATGTCGCTCTAACTGCACGGGCTTTTGGGGCAAAGGATATTCTTGTCGATCTTAAGGATGAGACACTTGAACAGACTATAAATAAAGTAACTGAAAACTTCGGAGGAGACTTCCATATTCGAACTGGTATTAACTACAGATCCTATCTCAGATCGTTCAAAGGCGTGAAGATTCACCTTACAATGTATGGCCTTCCTGTGGATACTGTAATCAGTGAACTGAGAGGAAAACTAGCTGGAAATGAGTTTGCTATTGTGGTTGGTGCTTCCAAGGTCCCAATTGACGTTTATAACGAATCGTCCTATAACATTTCAATAACAAACCAGCCAATAAGCGAGGTTTCGGCTCTGGCTATATTCCTCGATCGCCTTCTGGACGGAAAAGAGATGGAGTTAGAATTCAAAGGGAAACTTTCAATAATTCCGAGTGGCAAAGGAAAAAAAGTCAAGGTTAATGGCGATGCGATATGA
- a CDS encoding ArsR family transcriptional regulator gives MVSRIKVVNDVGELVSIFHAADTDVKRRLLLDLSANWITMPHIEERYGIEGKRALLYLDKIKLIESQWMTGDNGPEKAYHTYYTNVQINLLGSMGDLADIIYATTLTDEQLTVYEDKIRGMIKDPDGVFLGDVADALDVSQTLLRGIVKRSNILQIKGFKIAIVSGV, from the coding sequence ATGGTTAGTCGGATAAAAGTAGTCAACGACGTTGGAGAATTAGTATCAATCTTTCACGCTGCTGATACAGATGTAAAAAGAAGGTTATTGCTTGATCTTTCAGCAAACTGGATCACCATGCCTCACATAGAGGAAAGATATGGTATCGAAGGAAAGAGAGCGCTTCTGTATCTTGATAAGATCAAACTTATTGAAAGCCAGTGGATGACAGGGGACAACGGGCCTGAGAAAGCATATCATACTTATTACACAAATGTACAGATAAATCTACTTGGAAGTATGGGAGATCTTGCAGACATTATATATGCTACCACGTTAACTGACGAACAACTTACAGTATACGAGGATAAGATACGCGGGATGATAAAGGATCCAGACGGTGTCTTCCTTGGAGACGTAGCCGACGCCTTAGATGTTTCCCAGACCCTTCTAAGAGGTATTGTTAAGAGATCAAACATACTGCAGATCAAGGGATTTAAGATCGCAATAGTAAGTGGCGTATAA